The DNA segment CTCCGCCAGTGCCGTTGGCTTCTACGGTAACCGCGGTGATGATGTACTCACCGAATCCAGTGACCAAGGCGACGGATTCCTAGCCACGCTCTGCGAGCAGTGGGAAACCGCAGCACTTGAAGCGAAAAAACACGACGTGCGTACTGCCATCATGCGCATTGGTGTCATCCTTGGCCATGGCGGCGGTGCACTTACAAAGATGCTGCCTGTGTTTCAGGCCGGTCTCGGTGGAGCACTTGGTAACGGCAATCAGTATATGCCCTGGGTGCATCTACATGATGTTATAGAGGCTATATGCTTTATGCTCGAGAACGAAAGTTCAGCAGGTATCTACAATCTCACCGCACCCTCGCCCTCCACCTCCCGTGAATTTGGAACCACACTGGCCGCCGTTTTAAAACGTCCCTCGTTCATGCCTGCACCCGCCTTTGCCATTAAAATGCTACTGGGCGAAGCCGCTTCCATTGTACTCAATAGCCAACGCGTCATGCCGAAGCACCTCTTAGATGATGGGTTTAAATTTCAATACAAAGAGCTGGACGAAGCACTGCAATCGGCCATCATTGATTCCGAAACAAAAATTCAAACACTTGAGCAAAAAAGCCCGCAGCCATGCGCGCCCCAAAGTCAGTACCTTCAAAAACGGCGACCGCGGTACCTGCTCAATACGCGAATCGTTCTCAACGCCCCTGTTGACGAAGTGTTTGCTTTCTTCTCCCGACCTGAGAACCTGGGAGCCATTACGCCGCCAGACTTGAGTTTCAATATCTTAGACGAAATTGACGATATCCAAGAAGGAACCATCATCCATTACGCTATCAACATGGGAGCGTTGCCAATGAAGTGGCAGACCCAGATTGCTCAATGGAAGCCTCAGGTACGATTTGTAGACTCTCAAACCAAGGGACCGTACACCAGCTGGTGGCATGAGCATCATTTTCTCCCAGACGGGGAGCGCACCATTATGGAAGACCGGGTCTACTATACCCCGCCTTTTGGCCTGCTCGGGCAGCTGGTGAACCACATATTTATCGCAAGTAAGCTCCGGCATATCTTCAAATTCCGTTATGGAGCCATGGAAATGCGCTTCGGAACAACAACTTCAAGGACCTGATATCATAGGGCATTACATTAATGGACTAAGCGGTAGACAAAGAATGTACGGCTAAGTGGGGTCTGCCCCTTGAATGTAGGTTCAAAAGGGCCTTTCTACAGATCAGAGCGGGATGAAACTCGCAGGACGAGAGCAAGACACGATGCGACACAA comes from the Deltaproteobacteria bacterium genome and includes:
- a CDS encoding TIGR01777 family protein, with protein sequence MKIFMTGATGFVGRATVLRLRRSGHQVVAWVRNPSKARGVLGSEAELLHTESTDAELQACINGCDAVINLAGEPVAGKRWSAAYKERLVNSRTDLTKRIVDAIATSPNKPKVLVSASAVGFYGNRGDDVLTESSDQGDGFLATLCEQWETAALEAKKHDVRTAIMRIGVILGHGGGALTKMLPVFQAGLGGALGNGNQYMPWVHLHDVIEAICFMLENESSAGIYNLTAPSPSTSREFGTTLAAVLKRPSFMPAPAFAIKMLLGEAASIVLNSQRVMPKHLLDDGFKFQYKELDEALQSAIIDSETKIQTLEQKSPQPCAPQSQYLQKRRPRYLLNTRIVLNAPVDEVFAFFSRPENLGAITPPDLSFNILDEIDDIQEGTIIHYAINMGALPMKWQTQIAQWKPQVRFVDSQTKGPYTSWWHEHHFLPDGERTIMEDRVYYTPPFGLLGQLVNHIFIASKLRHIFKFRYGAMEMRFGTTTSRT